Proteins encoded within one genomic window of Amycolatopsis sp. 2-15:
- a CDS encoding macrolide family glycosyltransferase — MRKHLFFVAAPAAGHVNPALPLVAELVGRGHRVTFASGPAHAAAIEGAGAEAVRLPWTLDPTALSRETFSTTSFVDLLDGLLEAAAPEIDALVEKVRDADVVCFDATVAPVAAAVAHRLGVPAVALVASMAVNEHLPLAELLPPDFRPDNEALIRFATHLHEFSAQQGVPAPLVPMAAPSVPLTLVFVPAAFQIAAETFDETYRFVGPTVRAGEWAPPAGKPVLLVSLGTAFTDRPDVFRACAQAFAGTEWHVVMSLGRTDPALLGELPPNVEALPSVPQQAVLGHASAFVSHAGMNSIMEALSRAVPLVTLPRVPEQALNARRVQELGLGEVLDSGALTPELVRETVLRVAGDPGVQDRLARMAKEITAAGGATAAAEAVLDLLG, encoded by the coding sequence GTGCGCAAGCACCTGTTCTTCGTCGCCGCGCCTGCGGCGGGGCATGTCAACCCGGCGTTGCCGCTCGTGGCGGAGTTGGTGGGGCGCGGGCACAGGGTGACGTTCGCGAGTGGGCCGGCGCACGCGGCGGCCATCGAGGGGGCCGGGGCGGAGGCGGTGCGGTTGCCGTGGACGTTGGATCCGACGGCGTTGTCGCGGGAGACGTTCAGCACCACGAGTTTCGTGGACCTGCTGGACGGGTTGCTGGAGGCGGCGGCGCCCGAGATCGACGCGCTCGTGGAGAAAGTCCGGGATGCCGACGTGGTGTGCTTCGACGCGACCGTGGCGCCCGTCGCCGCGGCGGTTGCGCATCGGCTGGGGGTGCCGGCGGTGGCGCTGGTGGCGAGTATGGCCGTGAACGAGCACCTGCCGCTGGCGGAGCTGCTGCCGCCCGATTTCCGGCCGGACAACGAGGCGCTGATCCGGTTCGCGACGCACCTGCACGAGTTCTCCGCGCAGCAGGGCGTGCCCGCGCCGTTGGTGCCGATGGCGGCGCCGTCGGTGCCGTTGACGCTGGTGTTCGTGCCGGCCGCGTTCCAGATCGCGGCGGAGACCTTCGACGAGACCTACCGGTTCGTGGGCCCGACGGTGCGGGCCGGGGAGTGGGCGCCGCCGGCCGGGAAGCCGGTGCTGCTCGTGTCGCTGGGTACGGCGTTCACCGACCGGCCGGATGTGTTCCGCGCGTGCGCGCAGGCGTTCGCCGGCACGGAGTGGCACGTGGTGATGTCGCTCGGCCGCACGGATCCCGCGCTGCTGGGCGAGCTGCCGCCGAACGTCGAGGCGCTGCCGTCGGTGCCGCAGCAGGCGGTGCTGGGTCACGCGAGCGCGTTCGTCTCCCACGCCGGCATGAACTCGATCATGGAGGCGCTCTCGCGGGCCGTGCCGCTGGTGACGCTGCCCCGGGTGCCCGAACAGGCCCTCAACGCCCGCCGCGTCCAGGAGCTCGGCCTCGGCGAGGTGCTCGACTCCGGGGCCCTCACTCCGGAGCTCGTACGCGAGACGGTGCTGCGCGTCGCCGGCGACCCCGGCGTGCAAGACCGGCTGGCCCGCATGGCCAAGGAGATCACCGCCGCCGGCGGCGCCACCGCGGCGGCCGAGGCCGTGCTGGACCTGCTGGGCTGA
- a CDS encoding GPR1/FUN34/YaaH family transporter, translating to MTTLDASAESVPRVPAQHTAEAAPEAAPAADPMMVGLPSFIVGSVALGLVLIGYVPATAVGASLAVIIAATGLGLLIAAVWAAAVGQSAVAGVFAIFSGFWLSYALLVLGLTHNWFGIDATAAVDTQGLFLISWLVIVGMLTLATLRLPVAYTLLFALIEVALVLVLVGTLQGSAGILQVGGYVVLVFAAVGVYLFFNSASTATGGSALPLGPPIMH from the coding sequence ATGACCACCCTCGATGCCAGTGCCGAAAGTGTCCCCCGAGTACCTGCTCAGCACACTGCGGAGGCCGCACCCGAAGCGGCCCCGGCTGCCGACCCGATGATGGTCGGTCTGCCCAGTTTCATCGTCGGATCCGTCGCGCTGGGGCTCGTCCTCATCGGCTACGTACCCGCGACCGCCGTCGGCGCGTCACTCGCCGTCATCATCGCCGCGACCGGCCTCGGCCTGCTCATCGCAGCGGTCTGGGCCGCCGCCGTGGGCCAGAGCGCGGTGGCGGGCGTGTTCGCCATCTTCTCCGGGTTCTGGCTGAGCTACGCGCTGCTCGTGCTCGGCCTGACCCACAACTGGTTCGGGATCGACGCGACAGCAGCCGTCGACACGCAGGGGTTGTTCCTCATCTCCTGGCTCGTCATCGTCGGCATGCTGACGCTCGCGACCCTGCGCTTGCCGGTGGCCTACACCCTGCTGTTCGCCCTCATCGAGGTCGCGCTCGTGCTCGTGCTGGTCGGCACGCTGCAGGGTTCGGCCGGCATCCTCCAGGTCGGCGGGTACGTCGTGCTCGTGTTCGCCGCCGTCGGTGTGTACCTGTTCTTCAACTCGGCCTCGACGGCCACGGGCGGGTCCGCGCTCCCGCTCGGCCCGCCGATCATGCACTGA
- a CDS encoding alpha/beta fold hydrolase, with the protein MPTSVRVPGLVLTEHEFEVPLDHGRPEGERITVFAREVAEPGSGEERPFLVFLQGGPGHEAPRPAGGAAAWLGRALRDYRVLLLDQRGTGNSTPVGTLPGRTPAEHADYLAHFRADSIVRDAELIRQRLGVERWSVLGQSFGGFTSLAYLSQAPEGLREAYFTGGLPPVGRHPDEVYKATYATLLERNRRYYRRYPADRERVRKLHARLDAGELALPDGTPLTSGLFRQLGHVLGSSEGAETLHYLLERDPGSPAFAHDVAATLPFSARNPLYAVIHEACYADGHATRWSAERTRPAEYDDDVTLFTGEHVFPSVFTDLPGLAPLREAAELLAEREWPRLYDADALRSCEVPCAAAIYAEDAYVDRRFSEETAGLIPTMRPWITNEYEHNGLRVAGEHVLGRLIDLVRGRA; encoded by the coding sequence ATGCCTACCTCCGTGCGTGTCCCCGGTCTGGTTCTCACCGAGCACGAGTTCGAAGTCCCCCTCGACCACGGCAGGCCCGAGGGCGAGCGGATCACCGTGTTCGCGCGGGAGGTCGCGGAGCCGGGGAGCGGAGAGGAGCGGCCGTTCCTCGTGTTCCTGCAGGGTGGGCCCGGGCATGAGGCGCCGCGGCCGGCGGGTGGGGCCGCGGCGTGGCTGGGGCGGGCGCTGCGGGACTACCGGGTGCTGCTGCTGGACCAGCGGGGCACCGGCAATTCCACCCCCGTCGGCACGTTGCCGGGGCGCACGCCGGCCGAGCATGCCGACTATCTGGCGCACTTCCGCGCCGACTCGATCGTGCGGGACGCGGAGCTGATCCGGCAGCGGCTGGGCGTGGAGCGGTGGAGCGTGCTGGGCCAGTCGTTCGGCGGGTTCACCTCGCTCGCCTACCTCTCGCAAGCGCCGGAGGGCCTGCGGGAGGCGTACTTCACCGGCGGCCTGCCACCCGTCGGACGCCACCCCGACGAGGTGTACAAGGCGACGTACGCGACGCTGCTGGAGCGCAACCGCCGCTACTACCGGCGTTACCCCGCCGACCGTGAGCGCGTGCGGAAGCTGCACGCGCGCCTCGACGCCGGTGAGCTCGCGCTGCCCGACGGCACGCCGCTCACCTCCGGGCTGTTCCGCCAGCTCGGCCACGTCCTCGGCTCGAGCGAGGGCGCGGAGACGCTGCACTACCTGCTGGAGCGCGACCCCGGCTCCCCCGCCTTCGCCCACGACGTCGCGGCGACGCTGCCGTTCTCGGCGCGCAACCCGCTCTACGCGGTGATCCACGAGGCCTGCTACGCCGACGGCCACGCCACCCGCTGGTCCGCCGAGCGCACGCGCCCGGCCGAGTACGACGACGACGTCACGCTCTTCACCGGCGAGCACGTCTTCCCCTCGGTGTTCACCGACCTGCCCGGTCTCGCCCCACTGCGCGAAGCGGCCGAGCTGCTCGCCGAGCGCGAGTGGCCGCGCCTCTACGACGCCGACGCGCTGCGAAGCTGTGAAGTGCCGTGCGCGGCCGCGATCTACGCCGAGGACGCATACGTGGACCGCCGGTTCTCAGAAGAGACCGCCGGGCTGATCCCGACGATGCGCCCGTGGATCACGAACGAGTACGAGCACAACGGCCTGCGCGTGGCGGGCGAGCACGTGCTCGGCCGGCTGATCGACCTCGTCCGCGGCCGCGCCTGA
- a CDS encoding 4Fe-4S binding protein has protein sequence MTELPRKLAAHPSVRAVLERGTPPKPGPIDAAWLRELALAAGADDVAAVSLEHPDLAGERPHALSALPGTRSLVSLVVRMNRDNVRTPARSVANQEFHRSGEIINEAARAITRVLQDAGYRALNPSATFPMEMDRFPGRIWVVAHKTVAVAAGLGVMGLHRNVIHPKFGNFVLLATLLVDAEVTDYGEALDYNPCVECKLCVAACPVGAIAKTGEFDWAACSTHNYREFMGGFTDWVETVADSADGAEFRERVTDSENASMWQSLSFKANYKAAYCMAVCPAGEDVLGPYLEDRREFMRTVLRPLQDKEETIYVTPDSAAKSHVERRFPNKTVKVVPGRTP, from the coding sequence GTGACCGAGCTGCCGCGCAAACTCGCCGCCCACCCGTCGGTGCGGGCCGTGCTGGAGCGCGGCACCCCGCCGAAGCCCGGGCCGATCGACGCCGCCTGGCTGCGCGAGCTGGCGTTGGCCGCGGGCGCCGACGACGTCGCGGCCGTTTCGCTGGAGCACCCCGACCTGGCCGGGGAGCGGCCCCACGCACTCTCCGCGCTGCCCGGCACGCGCAGCCTGGTCTCCCTCGTGGTGCGGATGAACCGCGACAACGTGCGTACGCCGGCGCGCAGCGTCGCGAACCAGGAGTTCCACCGCAGCGGCGAGATCATCAACGAGGCGGCCCGCGCGATCACCCGCGTGCTGCAGGACGCCGGCTACCGCGCGCTCAACCCGTCGGCGACCTTCCCGATGGAGATGGACCGCTTCCCCGGCCGGATCTGGGTGGTGGCGCACAAGACCGTCGCGGTCGCGGCCGGCCTCGGCGTGATGGGCCTGCACCGCAACGTGATCCACCCGAAGTTCGGCAACTTCGTCCTGCTGGCCACGCTGCTCGTCGACGCCGAGGTGACCGACTACGGCGAGGCGCTGGACTACAACCCGTGCGTGGAGTGCAAGCTCTGCGTGGCCGCGTGCCCCGTCGGCGCCATCGCGAAGACGGGCGAGTTCGACTGGGCCGCCTGCTCCACGCACAACTACCGCGAGTTCATGGGCGGGTTCACCGACTGGGTGGAAACCGTCGCCGACAGCGCCGACGGCGCGGAGTTCCGCGAGCGCGTCACCGATTCCGAGAACGCGTCGATGTGGCAAAGCCTCTCCTTCAAGGCGAATTACAAGGCGGCCTACTGCATGGCGGTGTGCCCGGCGGGTGAGGACGTGCTCGGGCCGTATCTCGAAGACCGTCGCGAGTTCATGCGCACCGTGCTGCGACCGTTGCAGGACAAGGAAGAAACGATCTACGTGACCCCGGACTCGGCCGCGAAGTCCCATGTGGAACGCCGGTTCCCGAACAAGACCGTGAAGGTGGTCCCCGGCCGCACGCCGTGA
- the crcB gene encoding fluoride efflux transporter CrcB translates to MPESPGSSPRTPLWRRTAVRDNAPVLAVVALGGGLGALARYGLAQLLPTTPGHFPLATFLINVTGCFLIGVLMVAVTEAWTAHRLVRPFLGVGILGGYTTFSTYVVEIHGLLRPGTVGLAFGYLAGTLVAALVAVVAGMALARRAFVRPERTVES, encoded by the coding sequence GTGCCCGAATCACCTGGGTCTTCCCCGCGGACGCCGCTGTGGCGCCGAACGGCAGTGCGGGACAACGCGCCGGTCCTCGCCGTGGTCGCCCTCGGCGGCGGCCTCGGCGCGCTCGCGCGCTACGGCCTCGCCCAGCTGCTCCCCACCACGCCCGGGCACTTCCCGCTGGCGACGTTCCTGATCAACGTCACCGGCTGCTTCCTCATCGGCGTGCTCATGGTCGCGGTCACCGAGGCGTGGACCGCGCACCGGCTGGTGCGGCCGTTCCTCGGGGTCGGGATCCTGGGCGGCTACACCACGTTCTCGACCTACGTCGTCGAGATCCACGGGTTGCTGCGGCCGGGCACGGTCGGGCTCGCGTTCGGCTATCTCGCGGGCACACTCGTGGCGGCGCTGGTCGCGGTGGTGGCCGGGATGGCGCTCGCGCGAAGGGCGTTCGTCCGTCCGGAAAGGACGGTCGAGTCGTGA
- a CDS encoding class F sortase has product MNRTKLIATAASALAVTAVLTGCSSSPAPAPAAEAKPVPSSVPVTKPFKGLRPTSVSIPKIGAQSSLVSVAVNLEGKISVPSVKTPMQAAWYRLSPVPGEVGPAIVLGHVDGDKKPGIFYKLKDLAPGDEVDIDRSDGKKLKFTVDHLTQVPKDQFPQDAVYGNSTKPELRLITCGGVFDHAEHSYEDNIVVYANLAS; this is encoded by the coding sequence ATGAACCGAACCAAGCTCATCGCGACGGCGGCCTCGGCGCTGGCCGTCACCGCCGTGCTGACCGGCTGCAGCTCGTCGCCCGCCCCGGCACCGGCCGCCGAGGCCAAGCCGGTCCCGAGCAGCGTCCCCGTCACGAAACCGTTCAAAGGCCTGCGCCCGACGTCGGTCAGCATTCCGAAGATCGGCGCGCAATCCAGCCTGGTGTCCGTCGCGGTCAACCTCGAAGGCAAGATCTCCGTGCCCTCGGTGAAAACGCCGATGCAGGCGGCGTGGTACCGCCTCTCCCCCGTGCCCGGTGAAGTCGGCCCCGCGATCGTCCTCGGCCACGTGGACGGCGACAAAAAGCCGGGCATCTTCTACAAGCTCAAGGACCTCGCCCCCGGCGACGAGGTGGACATCGACCGCAGCGACGGCAAGAAGCTGAAGTTCACCGTCGACCACCTCACGCAGGTCCCCAAGGACCAGTTCCCCCAGGACGCCGTCTACGGCAACAGCACCAAACCCGAACTGCGGCTGATCACCTGCGGCGGCGTGTTCGACCACGCCGAGCACAGCTACGAGGACAACATAGTCGTCTACGCCAACCTCGCCTCGTAG
- a CDS encoding RraA family protein, producing the protein MPDGFRDIPTTTLADLLSRDQVMDIGVRPLWGPVPRVAGPAYTVQCPAGDNLMLHAAIHRAPAGSIVVVESGDLDYALAGGNVCAVAQRNGIAAFVLDGVIRDLAEVRELGFPVFARGLIPIPGTKAAVAPLGEPVSCGGVTVHAGDIVTADEEGVVVTPAADAERILLAAQARLAKEEAQTLDEWDADHEARIDAILKERGFEG; encoded by the coding sequence ATGCCCGACGGATTCCGCGACATCCCGACCACTACCCTCGCCGATCTGCTGAGCCGCGACCAGGTGATGGACATCGGCGTGCGCCCGCTGTGGGGCCCGGTGCCGCGCGTCGCCGGCCCGGCCTACACCGTCCAGTGCCCGGCGGGCGACAACCTGATGCTGCACGCGGCCATCCACCGCGCGCCGGCCGGCTCGATCGTCGTGGTGGAGTCCGGCGACCTGGACTACGCGCTGGCGGGCGGCAACGTCTGCGCCGTGGCGCAGCGAAACGGGATCGCGGCGTTCGTGCTGGACGGCGTTATCCGCGACCTCGCCGAGGTGCGCGAGCTGGGGTTCCCCGTGTTCGCCCGCGGCCTGATCCCGATCCCCGGCACGAAGGCGGCCGTCGCACCGCTGGGTGAGCCCGTGAGCTGCGGCGGGGTCACCGTGCACGCCGGTGACATCGTGACCGCCGACGAGGAGGGCGTCGTGGTCACGCCGGCCGCCGACGCGGAACGGATCCTCCTGGCCGCGCAGGCCCGGCTCGCCAAGGAGGAGGCGCAGACGCTCGACGAATGGGACGCCGACCACGAGGCCCGGATCGACGCGATCCTCAAGGAGCGCGGGTTCGAAGGCTGA
- a CDS encoding TetR family transcriptional regulator, which produces MPRPRIHDPERLLDVAERLVADRGPEEVTARGLALAAGAPNSAIYHSFGSLPALVGRAWLRAATHFVDVQEGLVDTALAEAGPVAAVVAAADAPAVVAVRRPDAARLMITVSPDRVLGPQLPDEVAAALHALDKRLVRLLVRLARELWQRGDGVAVEVITTCVVDLPSALYRRELAEGRVGEDSRRRLAAAVRAVLALPPPKRRSCRPVTTV; this is translated from the coding sequence GTGCCCAGGCCGCGGATCCACGACCCCGAACGACTGCTCGACGTCGCCGAGCGACTCGTGGCCGACCGCGGCCCCGAGGAGGTCACCGCGCGCGGGCTCGCGCTCGCCGCGGGCGCGCCGAACAGCGCGATCTACCACAGTTTCGGCTCGCTGCCCGCGCTCGTCGGGCGCGCTTGGCTGCGGGCCGCGACCCACTTCGTCGACGTGCAGGAAGGCCTGGTCGACACCGCGCTGGCCGAGGCCGGCCCGGTCGCGGCCGTGGTCGCCGCGGCCGACGCGCCGGCCGTCGTGGCGGTGCGACGCCCCGACGCCGCGCGGCTGATGATCACCGTCTCACCCGACCGCGTGCTCGGCCCGCAGCTGCCCGACGAGGTCGCCGCGGCGCTGCACGCGCTGGACAAACGCCTGGTGCGCCTGCTCGTGCGCCTCGCGCGCGAGCTGTGGCAGCGCGGTGACGGTGTGGCCGTCGAGGTGATCACCACGTGCGTCGTCGACCTGCCGAGCGCGCTCTACCGCCGTGAGCTGGCCGAAGGCCGCGTCGGCGAAGACAGCCGCCGCCGCCTCGCCGCCGCCGTGCGCGCGGTGCTCGCTCTGCCGCCACCGAAGCGGCGTTCGTGCCGTCCCGTCACCACCGTCTGA
- a CDS encoding alginate lyase family protein, which yields MLPPSRSRFRLSLIVATVAGLLATTAGAAGAAPAQQPPPQVCALPIISLACQPDTVVLDGTRLTKNRVGLLLGDRTLRTSLTDLLKQADAALTKGPWTVVDKERVPPSGDKHDYLSLAPYWWPSQPATADNPQGCPYVQRDGVLNPETTAVPDKAERLTAFSSIYQLSLAWFYTRKPEYAQRAALDLRTWFLDAATKMNPNLDFAQGIPCKNDGRGIGIIEFAYTFTQVLDAARILDAGAPGWSKTDATAMKGWSADFLTWLRTSKNGTDEAAETNNHGSFYDMLSAGIALYAGDKALTKQIVTGAEKTRLDHQIAADGSQPEESTRTRSFHYHTFNLVALTRLAQIGRHVGVDLWAYRTPEGGSLFKAVDHLLPAATGGASLWPLPDLNFLQYAALDSVHAAADAGDAQAKAALAHIPAPPGGDLYPVRPAAEQLDDISVTG from the coding sequence GTGCTGCCTCCTTCACGGTCCCGATTCCGGCTCTCGCTGATCGTCGCCACCGTCGCCGGGTTGCTCGCCACCACCGCGGGGGCGGCCGGCGCCGCGCCCGCGCAGCAGCCGCCGCCTCAGGTTTGTGCGTTGCCGATAATTTCGCTCGCGTGCCAGCCCGACACCGTGGTGCTCGACGGGACGCGGCTGACGAAGAACCGCGTCGGGCTGCTGCTCGGCGACAGAACCCTGCGCACGTCGCTGACCGACCTGCTCAAGCAGGCCGACGCCGCGCTCACCAAGGGCCCGTGGACGGTCGTCGACAAGGAGCGCGTGCCGCCGAGCGGTGACAAGCACGACTACCTGAGCCTCGCGCCCTACTGGTGGCCCAGCCAGCCGGCGACGGCCGACAACCCGCAGGGCTGCCCGTACGTCCAGCGCGACGGCGTGCTCAACCCCGAGACCACCGCCGTCCCGGACAAGGCCGAGCGGCTCACCGCGTTCAGCTCCATCTACCAGCTCTCCCTCGCCTGGTTCTACACGCGCAAGCCCGAGTACGCGCAGCGCGCGGCCCTCGACCTGCGCACCTGGTTCCTCGACGCCGCCACGAAGATGAACCCGAACCTCGATTTCGCGCAGGGCATCCCGTGCAAGAACGACGGCCGCGGCATCGGCATCATCGAGTTCGCCTACACCTTCACCCAGGTCCTCGACGCCGCCCGGATCCTCGACGCGGGCGCGCCCGGCTGGTCGAAGACCGACGCCACGGCGATGAAGGGCTGGTCGGCCGACTTCCTGACCTGGCTGCGCACGAGCAAGAACGGCACGGACGAAGCCGCCGAGACCAACAACCACGGCTCCTTCTACGACATGCTCTCCGCGGGCATCGCGCTCTACGCGGGCGACAAGGCGCTCACCAAGCAGATCGTGACGGGAGCCGAGAAAACCCGTCTCGACCACCAGATCGCGGCCGACGGCAGCCAGCCCGAGGAGTCGACGCGCACGCGCAGCTTCCACTACCACACGTTCAACCTCGTCGCGCTGACCCGGCTCGCGCAGATCGGCCGCCACGTCGGCGTGGACCTGTGGGCCTACCGGACGCCGGAGGGCGGCAGCCTGTTCAAGGCCGTCGACCACCTGCTGCCCGCCGCGACCGGTGGGGCGTCGTTGTGGCCGCTGCCCGACCTGAACTTCCTGCAGTACGCGGCGCTCGACAGCGTCCACGCCGCCGCCGACGCGGGTGACGCCCAGGCGAAGGCCGCGCTTGCGCACATCCCCGCCCCGCCGGGAGGTGATCTCTACCCGGTCCGCCCGGCCGCCGAGCAGCTCGACGACATCTCGGTCACCGGCTGA
- a CDS encoding coagulation factor 5/8 type domain-containing protein → MPARPAQSPQSEHPDQTLARRSFLALGSGAALAATSALTLASPAAAAPATQTPKQAPPPATHAAGQPDFGPNVHVFDSGTANIQATLDAIYAQQRGSQFGQGRYALLFKPGSYSVDVKLGYYTQVAGLGLQPSGASITGSLGVEGDAHGNGTLVNFWRGAENLNAVPKSGVDTWAVSQATYYRRIYLLGDLKLSDGGYSSGGFIADCQLTGQVNSGTQQQWLTRNSVVGSWVGSNWNFVFVGSPGAPATSFPTPPYTSIERTPVICEKPFLYVDGAGAYQVFVPAVRTDAEATSWEARKPEGTSLPLDAFHIAKPAESAADLNAALAQGKHLLLTPGIYHVDEPLTVTRANTVVLGLGYATLIPDDGVTALDVADVDGVRVAGLLVDAGPVASDPLIRFGPDGSRRGHARNPSSMHDVFVRVGGAGVGKAKRCVVVNSADVVIDNMWLWRADHGAGVGWDANTSDVGLVVNGSGVSAYGLFVEHHQKAQVQWNGEGGRTYFFQNEMPYDPPNQAAWMDGTHRGFPAYAVGDHVRTHEAWGLGSYCIFAEDRTIVSDRAIAAPKRPGVRFHSMITFSLGGGQGTIAHVVNDTGGPSDAVTGLAMLKSYP, encoded by the coding sequence GTGCCAGCACGGCCAGCACAGTCACCACAGTCCGAACACCCCGACCAGACACTCGCGAGAAGAAGCTTCCTGGCGCTGGGCTCCGGCGCCGCCCTCGCGGCGACGTCCGCGCTCACCCTCGCGAGCCCTGCCGCGGCCGCACCCGCGACGCAAACCCCGAAACAAGCCCCGCCCCCGGCCACCCACGCCGCCGGCCAGCCCGACTTCGGCCCCAACGTCCACGTCTTCGACTCCGGCACCGCGAACATCCAGGCCACCCTCGACGCCATATACGCCCAGCAGCGCGGCAGCCAGTTCGGCCAGGGCCGCTACGCGCTGCTGTTCAAACCCGGCTCCTACTCCGTCGACGTCAAGCTCGGCTACTACACCCAGGTCGCCGGCCTCGGCCTGCAGCCCAGTGGCGCCAGCATCACCGGCTCACTCGGCGTCGAGGGCGACGCGCACGGCAACGGCACGCTCGTGAACTTCTGGCGCGGCGCCGAGAACCTCAACGCCGTCCCGAAGAGCGGCGTCGACACCTGGGCCGTCTCGCAGGCCACCTACTACCGCCGCATCTACCTGCTCGGCGACCTCAAGCTGTCCGACGGCGGCTACTCCAGCGGCGGGTTCATCGCCGACTGCCAGCTCACCGGCCAGGTCAACTCCGGCACCCAGCAGCAATGGCTGACGCGCAACTCCGTGGTCGGCTCGTGGGTGGGCTCGAACTGGAACTTCGTGTTCGTCGGGTCGCCCGGCGCGCCCGCGACCTCGTTTCCGACCCCGCCGTACACGTCGATCGAGCGCACGCCGGTGATCTGCGAGAAGCCGTTCCTGTACGTGGACGGCGCAGGCGCCTACCAGGTGTTCGTGCCCGCCGTCCGCACCGACGCGGAGGCCACCAGCTGGGAAGCGCGCAAGCCCGAGGGCACCTCGCTGCCCCTCGACGCGTTCCACATCGCCAAGCCGGCGGAGTCCGCCGCTGACCTCAACGCCGCCCTTGCGCAGGGCAAGCACCTGCTGCTCACCCCGGGCATCTACCACGTCGACGAACCGCTCACGGTCACGCGCGCGAACACCGTCGTGCTCGGTCTCGGTTACGCCACCCTGATCCCGGACGACGGCGTCACCGCGCTGGACGTCGCCGACGTGGACGGCGTGCGCGTCGCCGGCCTGCTCGTGGACGCGGGACCGGTCGCGTCCGACCCGCTGATCCGCTTCGGGCCCGACGGGTCGCGCCGCGGCCACGCGCGCAACCCGAGCTCGATGCACGACGTGTTCGTGCGCGTCGGCGGTGCCGGCGTGGGCAAGGCCAAGCGGTGCGTGGTCGTCAACAGCGCCGACGTGGTCATCGACAACATGTGGCTGTGGCGAGCCGACCACGGCGCGGGCGTCGGCTGGGACGCCAACACCTCCGACGTCGGCCTGGTCGTGAACGGCTCGGGCGTGAGCGCCTACGGCCTGTTCGTCGAGCACCACCAGAAGGCCCAGGTGCAGTGGAACGGCGAGGGCGGGCGCACCTACTTCTTCCAGAACGAGATGCCCTACGACCCGCCGAACCAGGCCGCGTGGATGGACGGGACCCACCGCGGTTTCCCCGCCTACGCGGTGGGCGACCACGTCCGCACACACGAAGCGTGGGGCCTGGGCAGCTACTGCATCTTCGCCGAGGACCGCACGATCGTGTCCGACCGCGCCATCGCCGCCCCGAAGCGGCCGGGGGTGCGGTTCCACAGCATGATCACGTTCTCACTCGGCGGTGGCCAGGGCACCATCGCCCACGTCGTCAACGACACGGGTGGCCCGTCGGACGCCGTCACCGGGCTGGCGATGCTGAAGTCGTACCCGTAA
- a CDS encoding isoamylase early set domain-containing protein, giving the protein MIKTSRAGRGVRKVTFVLPLDTPPGPVSVVGDFNDWQPGRHELRKRSNGTRSAAVEVRPGVQLRFRYLATGGRWLDDPDVATRDGHDCVFVAE; this is encoded by the coding sequence GTGATCAAGACCAGCCGAGCCGGCCGCGGGGTGCGGAAGGTGACGTTCGTCCTCCCGCTCGACACCCCGCCGGGGCCGGTCAGCGTGGTCGGCGACTTCAACGACTGGCAGCCCGGGCGCCACGAGCTGCGCAAGCGGTCCAACGGCACGCGTTCGGCCGCCGTCGAGGTGCGGCCCGGCGTGCAGCTGCGCTTCCGCTACCTCGCGACGGGTGGGCGGTGGCTCGACGACCCCGACGTGGCGACCCGCGACGGACACGACTGCGTGTTCGTCGCCGAGTAA
- the crcB gene encoding fluoride efflux transporter CrcB: MTVLLVFVGAVVGAPLRYLTDRFVQAHHHGGFPWGTFTVNLVGSLVLGSLAGAGSTLPGTVSILVGTGFCGALTTYSTFGYETVRLLERRAYGLAVANVVLSVAAGVGAAALGYAVVGSLV; this comes from the coding sequence GTGACGGTGCTGCTCGTGTTCGTCGGCGCGGTGGTCGGGGCGCCGCTGCGTTACCTCACCGATCGTTTCGTGCAGGCGCACCACCACGGCGGGTTTCCGTGGGGCACCTTCACGGTCAACCTGGTGGGGTCCTTGGTGCTGGGCTCGCTCGCCGGCGCCGGGTCGACGTTGCCAGGCACCGTGTCGATTCTGGTGGGCACGGGGTTCTGCGGGGCGCTGACGACATACAGCACTTTCGGCTACGAGACCGTACGCCTGCTCGAACGGCGGGCGTACGGTCTCGCGGTGGCCAATGTGGTGCTGAGCGTGGCCGCCGGTGTCGGCGCGGCTGCGCTCGGGTATGCGGTGGTCGGCTCGCTCGTCTGA